In Aspergillus oryzae RIB40 DNA, chromosome 6, one genomic interval encodes:
- a CDS encoding nicotinate-nucleotide diphosphorylase (carboxylating) (quinolinate phosphoribosyl transferase), which translates to MASTYGDFRHLLPSNYKRLITSWLEEDCPSFDYGGFVVGESDGEARLLGKAKGVVAGVPFVDEVFAQLGCTVEWHVQEGEPIEPIKHCATVRGPIRKILLGERVALNILARCSGIATKSASLVAALRAHGWSGTLAGTRKTTPGFRVVEKYGILIGGADPHRHDLSSMTMLKDNHVWACANNRVAKDGAGPASTESVAAAIPRAVQAAKVAGGFATKVEVECRSVEEANAAIEAGADVIMLDNFTPDGVREAAKQLKQGWADKKQSFLIEVSGGLNESNAASYACSDVDIISTSSIHQGVGIVDFSLKVSLR; encoded by the exons ATGGCTTCTACTTACGGGGACTTCCGTCACTTGCTACCTAGCAATTACAAACGCCTGATTACTTCCTGGCTCGAAGAGGACTGTCCCAGTTTTGACTATGGCGGTTTCGTCGTCGGGGAGTCAGATGGTGAGGCAAGGTTGTTGGGGAAAGCTAAG GGAGTCGTTGCAGGTGTCCCTTTCGTCGATGAAGTTTTCGCTCAGTTAGGATGCAC AGTGGAATGGCACGTCCAAGAAGGCGAGCCCATTGAACCTATCAAACATTGCGCCACAGTGCGCGGGCCTATCCGCaagatcctcctcggagAACGTGTCGCCCTCAATATCCTCGCCCGGTGTTCCGGTATCGCAACAAAAAGCGCCTCGCTAGTAGCTGCTCTCCGTGCCCACGGATGGAGTGGAACGCTTGCTGGCACCCGTAAAACCACGCCTGGATTCCGCGTGGTCGAGAAGTATGGAATTCTTATTGGAGGCGCCGATCCACACCGCCATGACCTCAGTTCGATGACAATGCTGAAGGATAACCACGTCTGGGCTTGTGCGAATAACCGTGTGGCTAAGGATGGGGCGGGTCCTGCTTCGACCGAGTCCGTCGCGGCTGCTATACCTCGGGCGGTTCAAGCAGCTAAGGTAGCTGGCGGCTTTGCGACCAAGGTAGAGGTTGAATGCCGAAGTGTCGAAGAGGCGAATGCGGCTATTGAGGCCGGGGCGGATGTGATCATGTTGGACAATTTCACTCCGGACGGTGTTCGCGAAGCAGCTAAACAACTTAAGCAAGGTTGGGCTGACAAGAAGCAATCCTTCCTTATTGAAGTGAGCGGTGGGTTGAACGAGTCCAACGCTGCTTCGTACGCCTGCTCGGACGTCGACATTATTTCCACTAGCTCGATTCACCAGGGTGTCGGCATTGTGGACTTTTCTCTCAAGGTTTCGCTGCGGTGA
- a CDS encoding aldose epimerase family protein (predicted mutarotase) translates to MADEPSVKFTSLGAIIQELNVGGQNIVLGFTKKELYEKYNTPWFGATIGRVANRIKDAKIQSLNNQEYELEKNNDPNALHGGSRGWGRRHFEGPTLLQRNGKDTLLYTYTSPHLDGGYPGTVEIKVFYTASKEDNRSVLSIEYEVELVGDECNETIVNVTNHSYFNLTGGETIEGTSAKLFTQHYLPLDKTGIPFGRIDVHPSKVTEPFTIGPNKEAFDDAFVMDRDVAVIPLDTRERPLQLLAEFHHPESRINLQVHSTEPAFQFYTGQGTNVGAVDGNPSRGPFSGFCIEPSRFVNAINEPDWRHMVVLKKGDKYGSKIVYKTWKDPQ, encoded by the exons ATGGCCGATGAACCATCAGTCAAATTCACATCCTTGGGCGCAATCATCCAAGAGCTCAACGTGGGTGGCCAGAACATCGTCCTGGGATTTACGAAGAAGGAACTCTATGAGAAATATAACACCCCTTGGTTTGGCGCGACCATCGGTCGTGTAGCCAACAGAATCAAGGATGCCAAAATACAAAGTCTCAACAACCAAGAATATGAACTTGAGAAGAACAATGACCCTAACGCGCTGCATGGGGGTAGCCGTGGATGGGGCAGGCGGCATTTTGAGGGCCCTACTTTACTGCAGCGAAACGGGAAAGACACCCTACTCTATACCTATACGAGTCCCCATCTTGATGGAGGATACCCTGGCACGGTAGAGATCAAAGTCTTCTACACGGCAAGCAAAGAGGACAATCGTTCAGTGCTTTCGATCGAGTATGAGGTCGAGTTGGTGGGTGATGAGTGTAACGAGACGATTGTCAACGTGACCAACCATAG TTATTTCAACCTCACCGGCGGTGAGACCATTGAGGGCACCTCGGCTAAGCTCTTTACTCAACACTATCTGCCGCTCGACAAAACCGGCATCCCGTTTGGAAGGATCGACGTACATCCTAGTAAAGTCACCGAGCCATTCACGATCGGGCCGAACAAAGAAGCTTTTGACGATGCCTTTGTTATGGATCGAGATGTCGCTGTGATCCCGTTGGATACGCGTGAGAGACCGCTCCAGCTGCTCGCAGAGTTCCATCACCCAGAGTCGCGTATCAACCTACAGGTACACAGTACTGAGCCTGCATTCCAGTTTTATACAGGTCAAGGAACCAATGTAGGTGCGGTTGACGGCAACCCGAGTCGAGGCCCGTTCTCCGGCTTCTGCATCGAGCCCAGCCGTTTTGTCAATGCGATCAACGAGCCGGATTGGCGACACATGgttgtcttgaagaagggCGACAAGTACGGAAGCAAGATCGTTTACAAGACCTGGAAAGACCCGCAATGA
- a CDS encoding putative anucleate primary sterigmata (ApsB) (predicted protein) yields the protein MTLKEQSSTIDRLSKENFDLKMRIHFLNEALNRRSEEGIKEMISENVELKSDKLKLQKDSQTLKRKIRDLEKQLKDQQSDKESMVNHDPEGSDDDGREPAQEEEILFLRERVEVYELEIERLRSESIARESEKRKLAEILKSLNDGRPMGSDVGAREERDMWKDMLEAETAAREQAEEENKRLRDDALRLKSEMSSIIVSTRPTQRDRVESMHSYSAVSDRELNRNTNPSSSSSSTLVMELELLKQENAELRKEVSAQTSMLTSRNREKERLYQEIEELKLGQRRDGGRSIAGDSIFDRSASRAHGRPSSRASDGTAPYPGDDAEREDLEVRNGQLRDQVSALKLDNQAVRTELEEYKRELEEYKKELETLDKAYQERGKEVETFDKAYQADMDQAEEEMQKLQQDLQNLEQERDRALLMADEHNAAFQDLRAEAQDELEALGEELDQKTEECQRLGEELKIQDEYLRALQAEMRSASEGIIRLEEDAQNNMQRYKAVQQELEDCNREMESFEKSLFEANTKVQRLTVQIESSQNEIAFLREEQDGDKIRIGDLESELKTYKMSLQSEKDKARELEERLTEERHQREVVGSKEKQEVQRIVNELNREASAAKEEARKLKKSLSAQEIETNTWRERLMDLENNLRETLGDLTGSRSSLISKIMELQKNLESTAWELESTRSKLDETESLLRNRDALLESHGLESRKLAELLERERHSRRADKQSFEQALKSHHQASRTITQNNSRITELENARNQDRKRFTNLEQQFKDQLNERNTMLLMIWKRLSAMCGPDWAHSNSLINGNLPSQEVIGNILFWPGFSRNLLLAVKTLENVILGFKNRIKGVERDLTKQYQAVEHTLSLRIKKLDRLEESMMSIRAQQHKLGQSGLSPEMAKLRGENRLLKAELNLLQSHSRSRGPAGIGPGSPRLESGADLDPTSLVRHNSMVEKPANPNNSRGLTRSSTSGIPQPSHVSSTTTLADGAGAMVHSSRTRHAVGDQGNNEKWIQRLHELEKRLKQEREARLLDRNGARKRLEERDAENQRLRAQLERERVRKDMSTDYSGDNNAGLARGQNLRMIQGTAHDSGDGYGNHRDDDDPSSSDGEGICVDIEV from the exons ATGACCCTTAAAGAGCAAAGCAGCACCATTGATCGTCTCTCCAAAGAGAACTTTGacttgaagatgagaatTCATTTTCTCAACGAGGCATTGAATCGTCGCTCTGAGGAAGGAATAAAGGAAATGATCTCGGAGAATGTTGAGCTAAAGTCAGATAAACTCAAACTTCAAAAAGACAGTCAGAccctgaaaaggaaaattcgtgatttggagaagcagctCAAAGACCAGCAGTCTGACAAGGAATCTATGGTAAATCACGATCCTGAAGGATCTGACGACGATGGTCGTGAACCAGcacaggaagaagagatactATTCTTAAGGGAGAGAGTGGAGGTTTATGAGCTCGAGATTGAGAGACTAAGGTCCGAAAGTATTGCCagagaaagcgagaagagaaaactGGCAGAAATTCTTAAATCACTTAATGATGGAAGGCCAATGGGTTCGGATGTAGGagcaagggaagagagg GATATGTGGAAAGACATGCTTGAAGCAGAGACGGCTGCTCGAGAGCaagcagaggaggagaacaaaAGGCTACGAGACGACGCGCTACGCCTCAAGAGTGAAATGAGCTCGATAATAGTCTCCACAAGACCAACGCAGCGTGACCGGGTAGAGTCCATGCACTCGTACTCTGCTGTCTCAGATAGAGAGTTGAATCGCAATACAAACCCCAGTAGTTCCTCCAGCTCAACCTTGGTAATGGAGCTGGAGCTcttgaaacaagaaaatgcGGAGCTGAGGAAAGAAGTCAGTGCTCAAACATCAATGCTTACATCTCGGAATCGTGAAAAAGAACGTCTCTATCAAGAGATCGAGGAGCTGAAACTTGGTCAGCGACGCGACGGCGGTCGCTCTATTGCTGGGGACAGCATCTTTGATCGGTCCGCATCGCGAGCTCACGGTAGACCATCTTCTCGAGCGAGTGACGGAACTGCCCCATACCCAGGCGATGACGCGGAACGAGAAGATCTGGAGGTCCGGAACGGACAGTTGCGTGATCAGGTTTCTGCGCTGAAACTTGATAACCAAGCTGTTCGAACGGAGCTGGAGGAGTATAAGAGAGAGTTGGAAGAATACAAGAAAGAGTTGGAAACACTTGATAAGGCATACCAAGAGCGTGGCAAAGAAGTTGAGACTTTCGACAAGGCATATCAAGCTGACATGGATCaagcggaggaggaaatgcaAAAGTTACAACAAGATTTGCAAAACCTGGAGCAAGAACGTGACCGTGCACTACTGATGGCGGATGAACATAATGCGGCTTTCCAGGACTTGAGGGCTGAAGCCCAAGATGAGCTGGAAGCCCTTGGCGAAGAGCTTGATCAGAAGACTGAAGAGTGCCAACGATTAGGAGAGGAGCTAAAGATTCAAGATGAGTATCTCCGGGCGCTGCAGGCAGAGATGCGTTCGGCCAGCGAAGGCATCATCCGACTTGAAGAAGACGCACAAAACAATATGCAACGTTACAAAGCTGTCCAAcaggagcttgaggattGTAATCGAGAGATGGAATCTTTTGAAAAAAGCCTCTTTGAAGCAAATACGAAGGTCCAGCGACTGACAGTTCAAATTGAATCGAGTCAGAACGAGATTGCATTCTTgcgagaagagcaagatgGTGATAAGATCAGAATCGGTGACCTGGAGTCAGAACTAAAGACATACAAGATGAGCCTCCAAAGCGAAAAGGACAAGGCTAGGGAGCTTGAGGAACGTCTGACAGAAGAACGGCATCAGCGAGAGGTCGTaggaagcaaggagaagcaagaagTCCAGCGAATCGTCAACGAGTTGAATCGAGAAGCATCTGCTGCCAAGGAGGAGGCGCGGAAACTCAAGAAGAGTCTATCAGCTCAAGAAATCGAGACTAATACTTGGAGGGAGCGGCTCATGGACTTGGAGAACAATCTTCGAGAGACTTTAGGTGATCTGACTGGTAGCCGCTCTAGCTTGATCTCCAAAATCATGGAGCTTCAAAAGAATCTTGAGTCGACTGCTTGGGAACTTGAAAGTACCCGCTCTAAACTAGACGAGACCGAGTCGCTATTACGAAATCGCGATGCGCTACTTGAGAGCCACGGGTTGGAGTCTCGGAAGTTGGCTGAGCTTCTCGAACGCGAGCGACATTCTCGCCGGGCAGATAAACAATCGTTTGAGCAGGCACTTAAATCTCACCACCAAGCATCTCGGACCATCACCCAAAACAATTCACGTATCACGGAGCTAGAGAACGCCCGTAATCAGGATCGCAAGCGGTTCACTAATCTCGAGCAACAATTCAAAGATCAGCTCAATGAGCGGAACACGATGCTTCTTATGATCTGGAAACGTTTGTCGGCGATGTGTGGACCGGACTGGGCGCACTCTAACAGCTTAATCAACGGTAACCTACCAAGTCAAGAGGTCATAGGCAACATCCTGTTCTGGCCGGGCTTCAGCCGCAATCTCTTGCTTGCTGTGAAGACACTGGAGAATGTGATTTTGGGCTTCAAGAATCGCATTAAGGGCGTTGAGCGTGACCTTACCAAGCAATATCAGGCCGTCGAGCACACCTTGAGCTTACGGATCAAAAAACTAGATCGTCTAGAAGAGTCAATGATGAGCATACGTGCTCAACAACATAAGCTAGGCCAATCTGGCTTGTCGCCAGAGATGGCCAAGCTTCGCGGGGAGAATCGGTTGTTGAAAGCTGAGCTGAACCTGCTACAATCTCACTCGCGCAGCCGCGGTCCTGCCGGGATAGGGCCGGGCTCTCCACGCCTGGAATCCGGGGCGGACCTTGATCCAACTTCCTTGGTTCGTCATAACTCAATGGTTGAAAAGCCCGCCAACCCCAATAATTCTCGGGGTTTGACACGGAGTTCAACCAGCGGTATACCTCAACCATCCCATGTCTCTTCAACCACGACACTTGCCGACGGTGCTGGGGCCATGGTGCATAGCTCCCGCACAAGACACGCGGTAGGCGACCAAGGGAATAATGAGAAATGGATCCAGCGCTTGCACGAACTGGAGAAAAGACTGaagcaagaaagggaagCACGCCTGCTAGATCGTAACGGGGCTCGCAAGCGCCTTGAAGAGCGAGATGCTGAAAACCAAAGGCTTCGAGCCCAACTAGAGAGGGAGCGTGTGCGCAAAGACATGTCAACGGATTATTCTGGCGACAACAACGCTGGTCTGGCTCGAGGGCAAAATCTGAGGATGATTCAAGGAACTGCTCATGACTCTGGTGACGGATACGGTAATCACagggatgatgatgacccAAGCTCGAGTGATGGAGAAGGGATATGTGTTGACATTGAGGTTTAA